Proteins encoded together in one Planctopirus ephydatiae window:
- a CDS encoding GGDEF domain-containing protein, with amino-acid sequence MHGLVSILAQLEGVLSGTAGLLALATVCLFQHGIHVLQRQRSDRNSARILGEVKSLEREVMHLTRDKMITRLENVVLREILTQNDPERGYAVLLKRFIPDTDSGFAAIIRLDRSSGTVFEARGLSDESLEAFHIDTHHLATLASGSPLVLEDQPLRKSQIYASLTPSDKRKASRIFLIPVGVGQELCAVLATTQLLPTAAPQAEQLDLSTRLMSCVAGSLKQLFTLEHHTHQLRSTREMLELRSIADSQSEQPLRMIERFMVRLAQITGSERASLYVLPKEGAATCKALIRCGVQLPPGVETRWFQHEDTLSSMGQLYGQVTVFDQLHLKRVGVDTLMQSAVTAPIRHKHRYAGLLCLTRRQSAAPLPVDLELITWAADVLSETIQKSINFLQMERQARQDGLTDLANRRTFDLQLAREIDSVQQGLGLECSLLLCDLDRFKSINDQYGHQAGDLVLRETAQILREQMGKIRSGDRALLARYGGEEMAILLPGVGITGALRIAEGIRAAIDAHPFAVESALLTVTISVGVATCPLHASSPEALISAADAALYEAKSAGRNRVCCAQEPTAISATGVS; translated from the coding sequence ATGCACGGCCTGGTATCGATTCTTGCACAACTTGAAGGAGTCCTTTCCGGGACTGCCGGCCTGTTGGCTTTAGCCACTGTCTGCCTGTTCCAGCACGGAATTCATGTTCTGCAGCGACAGCGATCTGATCGAAATTCCGCTCGAATTCTTGGTGAAGTCAAAAGCCTTGAACGCGAGGTCATGCACCTGACTCGTGACAAGATGATCACCCGGCTGGAGAACGTTGTTCTCCGCGAAATTCTCACACAGAACGATCCCGAGCGAGGGTACGCCGTTCTTCTCAAACGATTCATTCCCGATACGGATTCTGGTTTTGCAGCCATCATTCGTCTCGATCGCAGCAGCGGAACTGTCTTTGAAGCCCGTGGTCTGAGTGACGAATCGCTCGAAGCATTCCATATTGATACACATCATCTGGCGACATTGGCCAGTGGTTCGCCTTTGGTCCTGGAAGACCAGCCTCTGCGGAAAAGCCAGATCTATGCGTCGTTGACACCTTCCGACAAACGCAAGGCCAGTCGGATTTTCCTGATTCCGGTAGGCGTCGGACAAGAACTTTGCGCTGTTCTGGCGACAACACAGTTATTACCCACGGCAGCACCACAAGCCGAGCAGTTGGATCTAAGTACCCGCCTGATGTCCTGTGTGGCAGGTTCACTCAAGCAGCTTTTTACGCTCGAACATCATACCCATCAGCTGCGCTCCACTCGCGAGATGCTCGAATTACGCTCGATCGCGGATAGCCAGAGCGAGCAACCACTGCGCATGATCGAACGATTCATGGTTCGACTGGCACAGATCACAGGCTCAGAGCGAGCCAGTCTGTACGTGCTGCCTAAAGAAGGGGCCGCCACCTGCAAGGCACTCATTCGCTGTGGAGTTCAACTCCCACCAGGCGTCGAGACACGCTGGTTTCAGCACGAAGATACACTTTCAAGTATGGGTCAATTGTATGGCCAGGTCACGGTCTTCGATCAACTCCATCTCAAGCGAGTGGGTGTCGATACGCTCATGCAGTCGGCTGTGACAGCGCCGATCCGACACAAGCATCGCTATGCAGGATTGCTTTGCCTCACACGCCGACAGTCAGCAGCACCACTCCCCGTTGATCTGGAGTTGATTACCTGGGCAGCGGATGTCCTTTCGGAAACCATTCAGAAGTCGATCAACTTCCTGCAGATGGAGCGACAGGCGAGGCAGGATGGATTGACCGATCTGGCCAACCGCCGGACATTCGATCTGCAACTTGCTCGCGAGATCGACAGTGTTCAGCAAGGGCTGGGACTCGAATGCTCTCTGCTGTTGTGTGATCTCGACCGGTTCAAATCGATCAACGATCAGTATGGGCATCAGGCAGGTGATCTCGTCCTCCGCGAAACCGCTCAGATTCTGCGTGAGCAAATGGGCAAGATTCGCTCGGGAGATCGAGCACTCCTGGCGCGTTATGGCGGTGAAGAAATGGCTATTCTGCTTCCGGGCGTGGGAATCACGGGAGCATTACGCATAGCCGAAGGCATCCGCGCAGCGATCGACGCTCACCCCTTTGCAGTCGAATCGGCATTACTCACAGTCACCATCAGCGTGGGCGTCGCCACTTGTCCGCTCCACGCCTCCTCACCAGAAGCCTTGATCTCGGCGGCCGACGCTGCCTTGTACGAAGCCAAGTCGGCTGGCCGAAATCGAGTCTGCTGTGCTCAGGAACCAACGGCCATCTCTGCCACGGGAGTGTCTTGA
- a CDS encoding 2-isopropylmalate synthase — translation MTSATKTSPADQIIIFDTTLRDGEQSPGCSMNTDEKLEVAKALVDLGVDVIEAGFPIASPGDFEAVRKVAERFGEQATICGLARCRNEDIDRAADAVGPARRKRIHLFLATSAIHREFKLKMATEEILKRTAEMVSRAKERCEDIEFSPEDASRTELEFLAQVVETAIRHGATTVNIPDTVGYATPSHYFNVISYLKKNVPNIEQAVISAHCHNDLGLAVANSLSAVEAGARQVECTINGLGERAGNAALEEIVMALRTRQDYYKVGTKINTQKLCQASRLVSNVTGMIVQRNKAIVGQNAFAHESGIHQHGMLQNRETYEIMRPEDVGFVGQNLVLGKHSGRHAFRSRVAELGYTLDDETFQRVFDEFIILADKKKSVYDADIIAIIEHQDRNASDRWKLQRFHIAAGTGTIPTATVELHDDQHQVHCDAAIGDGPVDAVCKAIERIMGVSGTLDNYQVRSVSEGKDAQGEVMIELITGGRKYHGKAVSTDILEASAQAYLKALNKAAIGQPSEQREPGV, via the coding sequence ATGACATCTGCCACAAAGACCTCACCTGCTGACCAGATCATTATCTTTGATACGACACTGCGCGATGGTGAACAGTCTCCTGGCTGCAGTATGAACACCGATGAAAAGCTCGAAGTGGCGAAGGCGCTGGTCGATCTCGGCGTCGATGTCATTGAAGCGGGCTTCCCGATTGCCAGTCCTGGCGACTTCGAAGCAGTACGTAAGGTCGCCGAAAGGTTCGGCGAGCAGGCCACGATCTGCGGCCTGGCTCGTTGCCGGAATGAAGACATTGATCGAGCTGCGGATGCTGTGGGGCCTGCCCGCCGCAAGCGAATTCATCTCTTCCTCGCTACCAGTGCCATTCATCGAGAGTTCAAACTCAAAATGGCCACGGAAGAGATCCTCAAGCGTACCGCCGAGATGGTCAGTCGCGCCAAAGAGCGCTGCGAAGATATTGAGTTCTCTCCCGAAGATGCTTCGCGAACTGAACTCGAATTTCTCGCACAGGTGGTCGAGACGGCGATTCGTCATGGCGCGACGACTGTGAATATTCCGGATACCGTGGGCTACGCCACGCCTTCTCACTACTTCAACGTGATCAGCTATCTCAAGAAAAACGTGCCCAATATCGAGCAAGCCGTCATCAGTGCGCATTGCCACAACGATCTTGGACTGGCAGTCGCCAACAGCCTCTCGGCAGTTGAAGCCGGTGCCCGACAGGTCGAATGTACGATCAATGGGCTCGGTGAGCGCGCTGGAAATGCGGCCCTGGAAGAGATCGTCATGGCACTCCGCACGCGGCAGGACTATTACAAAGTCGGTACGAAGATCAACACTCAGAAGCTCTGCCAGGCCAGCCGACTGGTGAGTAACGTGACGGGCATGATTGTCCAGCGTAATAAAGCAATTGTCGGCCAGAATGCCTTCGCACACGAATCGGGTATTCATCAGCACGGCATGCTGCAGAACCGTGAGACTTATGAAATCATGCGTCCTGAAGACGTGGGGTTTGTGGGCCAGAATCTGGTGCTGGGCAAGCACTCAGGCCGACATGCTTTTCGCAGTCGAGTGGCGGAACTGGGCTACACTCTCGACGATGAAACGTTCCAGCGTGTCTTTGATGAATTCATCATTCTCGCCGACAAAAAGAAATCGGTCTACGATGCGGACATCATCGCGATTATTGAGCATCAGGATCGAAACGCTTCGGATCGCTGGAAACTGCAGAGGTTTCATATTGCTGCCGGGACGGGCACGATTCCGACAGCGACTGTCGAACTGCACGATGACCAGCATCAGGTGCATTGCGATGCTGCCATTGGAGATGGCCCGGTGGATGCCGTCTGCAAAGCGATTGAACGCATCATGGGAGTCTCCGGGACACTCGACAATTATCAGGTTCGCAGTGTCTCCGAAGGGAAAGATGCCCAGGGTGAAGTGATGATCGAACTCATTACTGGTGGCCGCAAATACCATGGTAAAGCGGTCAGCACTGATATTCTCGAAGCCAGCGCTCAGGCGTATTTGAAGGCTTTGAACAAAGCGGCTATCGGCCAGCCAAGCGAGCAACGAGAGCCCGGGGTGTAA
- a CDS encoding VOC family protein: MSTPRPFHVKQIDHVTIVVKDLARSRWFYHEMLGMAEVSRPAFSFQGQWFQAGSTLIHTILEFDGSGPAGQSGGKSSRGHHIAFEVPDVRVAEKFLQQAGVPIVVPCKLRPDGALQTFLHDPDGHLIELTSPPESLFQPGASLAVDVSTNIMLDGFISLLT; the protein is encoded by the coding sequence ATGTCCACTCCTCGACCATTCCACGTGAAACAGATTGACCACGTGACCATCGTGGTGAAGGACCTTGCCCGCAGCCGCTGGTTCTATCACGAGATGCTCGGGATGGCCGAAGTCTCTCGCCCGGCCTTTTCTTTTCAAGGTCAGTGGTTTCAGGCAGGCTCCACACTGATCCACACCATCCTCGAATTTGACGGTTCAGGCCCGGCTGGCCAGAGTGGCGGGAAATCTTCCCGAGGACATCACATCGCCTTCGAAGTGCCAGATGTTCGCGTCGCAGAAAAGTTCCTGCAGCAGGCCGGTGTGCCGATTGTCGTCCCTTGCAAGCTCAGACCCGATGGTGCCTTGCAGACCTTTCTGCATGACCCCGATGGCCACCTGATTGAACTGACGTCGCCACCTGAGAGTCTGTTTCAACCCGGGGCGTCACTGGCAGTCGATGTGAGCACTAATATCATGCTGGATGGATTTATCTCACTCTTGACCTGA
- the mqnE gene encoding aminofutalosine synthase MqnE, whose amino-acid sequence MVSQQQQATARPDDPRFLQIARKVRQGERLSLEDGLFLDREADLMSMGRLANEVREKRHGNITFYNTNIHLNPTNVCVYRCRFCAFRADLRDEKAYAFTDDQARERILEARSRGATEIHVVGGLHHQKKFDWYVNLIRVLHEACPEIHIKAWTAVEIAWFSFLTKKPVDWVLSEMKAAGLGSLPGGGAEIFHDEVRPQICEHKADGENWIRIHRAAHQLGLRSNATMLYGHVERAEHRLDHLLRLRSLQDETGGFQTFIPLAFHPDNTKLAHIPKPTARMDLRMVALARLMLDNFDHIKAYWIMLGEETAQVAQSFGADDLDGTVVHELIYHDAGAKTPEGLTVSKLHRLIQEAGRVPVERDTLYRRVVREGAKWSVEGELKMIGA is encoded by the coding sequence ATGGTCAGTCAGCAACAGCAGGCGACAGCCCGTCCGGATGATCCACGATTTCTGCAGATCGCTCGAAAAGTGCGACAGGGCGAACGGCTTTCTCTCGAAGACGGTCTCTTTCTTGACCGTGAAGCTGACCTCATGTCCATGGGCCGCCTGGCCAATGAAGTCCGTGAAAAGCGTCACGGCAACATCACTTTTTACAACACCAACATCCATCTCAATCCCACCAACGTCTGCGTTTATCGCTGTCGATTCTGTGCCTTCCGGGCTGACCTTCGCGACGAGAAAGCCTACGCCTTTACTGATGACCAGGCCCGCGAGCGTATTCTGGAAGCGAGGTCCCGAGGAGCCACTGAGATTCATGTGGTCGGTGGGTTGCATCACCAGAAGAAGTTTGACTGGTATGTGAACCTGATCCGCGTCCTTCACGAGGCCTGCCCCGAGATCCATATCAAGGCGTGGACTGCGGTCGAAATCGCATGGTTCTCATTCCTGACCAAGAAGCCCGTGGACTGGGTCCTTTCCGAGATGAAGGCTGCTGGCCTGGGGAGTCTCCCCGGAGGTGGTGCTGAGATCTTCCACGACGAGGTTCGCCCACAAATCTGCGAGCATAAGGCCGACGGCGAGAACTGGATTCGCATTCACAGGGCCGCCCATCAACTCGGGCTTCGCTCAAACGCCACCATGCTCTATGGGCATGTCGAACGGGCCGAGCACCGGCTTGATCATCTCTTGAGGCTCAGGTCACTGCAGGATGAAACCGGTGGTTTCCAGACCTTCATTCCACTCGCCTTTCATCCCGACAACACCAAGCTGGCACACATTCCCAAGCCGACGGCACGGATGGATCTTCGCATGGTCGCCCTGGCCCGGCTCATGCTCGACAACTTCGACCACATCAAAGCTTACTGGATCATGCTGGGTGAAGAGACAGCTCAGGTCGCTCAAAGCTTCGGAGCCGACGACCTGGACGGAACTGTCGTGCACGAATTGATCTACCACGATGCAGGTGCGAAAACTCCCGAAGGTCTGACCGTCAGCAAGCTGCACCGATTGATCCAGGAGGCTGGGCGTGTGCCTGTCGAGCGCGACACACTCTACCGCCGGGTCGTTCGAGAAGGGGCGAAGTGGTCAGTCGAAGGTGAACTCAAGATGATTGGTGCTTGA
- a CDS encoding Uma2 family endonuclease, producing the protein MSIAELPLSPVTRRMTAAEFLALPDEQPCELVKGVIIEMNPPSPRHSRVMTNLVISLEAWACTNNCGLAGGHETALQTKSEPDTVRGVDGFYISFARLKGNVLPEGPLLPAPELCIEVRSPSNRWTDLLEKAVEYLKIGVEEVWLVEPTLAPADRFIESHRLDRDPIRFRMGETVTSPSLKEFQMEVGQAFSGI; encoded by the coding sequence ATGTCGATTGCCGAACTTCCCCTGAGCCCAGTGACTAGACGCATGACGGCTGCTGAGTTCCTGGCACTGCCGGACGAGCAACCGTGTGAACTGGTCAAGGGAGTCATTATCGAGATGAATCCGCCATCCCCGCGTCATAGTCGAGTCATGACGAACCTGGTCATTTCTTTGGAAGCTTGGGCCTGCACCAACAATTGCGGTCTGGCTGGTGGGCATGAGACGGCTCTACAAACAAAATCCGAACCAGACACCGTTCGCGGCGTTGACGGCTTCTACATTTCGTTTGCACGCCTCAAAGGGAACGTGCTTCCCGAAGGTCCGTTGCTCCCGGCTCCCGAGCTATGCATCGAGGTCAGGTCACCTTCAAACCGCTGGACTGACCTGTTGGAGAAGGCGGTTGAGTACCTGAAGATTGGCGTCGAAGAAGTCTGGCTGGTCGAACCCACTTTGGCCCCTGCCGACCGGTTCATCGAATCGCACCGGCTCGATCGCGATCCCATCCGCTTCCGCATGGGTGAGACGGTCACATCGCCATCGCTCAAAGAGTTTCAAATGGAAGTCGGACAGGCCTTCTCTGGCATCTGA
- a CDS encoding ABC transporter permease, producing MPHSGAASLRHSQLIKSSLRYYWRTSLAVWLGVIAATAVVTGALLVGDSMRGSLRAMTLRRLGEVDAVITGPRFVREDLASRLQAKLKDQGIEIAPALMLRGGVEHQQSSKSGTDSLVRRAGQVMAYGVDERLWPWLDRSAPGTSISSAASRVAPPAGREALITLALAEALQARAGDTITLWVELPSAVPRDTLLGQKDNDSQEVTLTVREILPQEVTAAHFGLAPSQLDPLSLFMNHKTLQADLGLGAVRPSRRDPQGSPARVNAIFFHDSKATSPESALASQEDRAAVEEALRSVISFSDLQLRVITDSAIGGLSIDSERMLLEDPLAQAIQSAADKLKLASSPVMVYLANSIRKVGGEPRQYSMYSTVAGINAKALEPPFGPFPLVEPSSVINGQPATPVQLSGRGVMINTYLAEDLGAKVGDELELKWHQVGAHGELPEESGLFKVEAITKIEGPAADRHLTPEVKGITDVDSLSDWDQPFPMKLDLVTTRDDEYWDQYKALPKLFLSLQTAQQLWPSRYGTLTSIRLALPAGTTREAIETGLASQMVEQLDLSAAGLSLQPLKAYGLKTAAGATDFTGLFIGFSFFLIVAALILISLLFRLGVEQRTRELGLLAATGFTPTSIRWLLLCEGFWLACLGSLMGLLLGTAYARLMIYGLTNWWQGAIRTSAIDLYVLPGSLVMGAAIAIAGAMFSVWWALRDLSRIEIRDLLSGQSNLMEDQPSRYLQARWKAMTSGGISAVMILLLVAGVVPASEAFGGLSWQIVGFFASGMLLLATSLWTLSAWLDRPVISVLQGSGLAGITRLAERNVTRARQRSLLTVGMISAATFVIVTVAAGQRNPAADRPMKSSGNGGFALVGESASPILYDLNTPAGRQSLQLQFPAGSKEASLLDAMRAYQFRVKPGEDASCINLFQATAPTILGVPRSFIERGGFKFVGATGANPWELLLGTSTEAIPVIGDINTLLYSLKKGPGATLPAPEAPSDSPPLKIAGMLDGSVLQGVLLMSEENFLRLYPEQKGYSYFLIEVPPAEEQPAIDLLESRLVEYGLDLEPVGVRIARFLAVQNTYLAAFQALGGLGLLLGTIGLATVMLRNVWERQAELSLMRAIGFGNGLITRMILCENALLLVWGLCFGTVAALVSMLPQLLSAGADVPWVTGAAWLLLVFVVGMLSALAAVRLAVRLPLLVRA from the coding sequence ATGCCACATTCTGGAGCCGCCTCGCTTCGCCATTCACAGTTGATCAAATCCAGTCTCCGTTACTACTGGCGAACCTCGTTGGCCGTCTGGCTGGGAGTCATTGCGGCCACTGCCGTCGTGACGGGCGCGCTGCTGGTGGGCGACTCCATGCGCGGCAGCCTGCGAGCCATGACCTTGCGCCGGCTGGGTGAAGTGGATGCTGTCATCACCGGGCCCAGGTTTGTTCGTGAAGACCTCGCCTCCCGGTTGCAGGCAAAACTCAAAGATCAGGGCATCGAGATTGCTCCGGCACTGATGCTCCGCGGGGGCGTTGAGCATCAACAATCGTCGAAATCTGGAACTGACTCGCTCGTTCGCCGGGCAGGGCAGGTGATGGCCTATGGCGTCGATGAACGGCTCTGGCCGTGGCTGGATCGATCTGCACCCGGCACCAGCATTTCGTCAGCAGCTTCGCGAGTGGCACCTCCTGCTGGGCGAGAAGCTCTCATCACTCTGGCACTGGCTGAAGCACTCCAAGCGAGGGCGGGAGACACAATCACACTCTGGGTCGAGCTGCCGTCGGCGGTTCCCCGCGATACTCTGCTGGGCCAGAAAGACAACGACTCGCAGGAGGTGACGCTCACGGTTCGCGAGATTCTTCCTCAGGAGGTGACCGCAGCTCACTTTGGCCTGGCACCCAGTCAGCTCGATCCTCTCAGCCTGTTCATGAATCACAAGACATTGCAAGCGGATCTGGGGCTGGGTGCAGTTCGGCCCAGCCGCCGGGATCCTCAAGGCTCGCCGGCCCGAGTCAATGCGATCTTCTTTCATGACTCCAAAGCGACTTCTCCAGAGAGTGCCTTGGCCTCACAAGAAGACCGAGCCGCCGTTGAGGAGGCTTTGCGAAGCGTCATTTCATTCAGCGATCTGCAGCTCCGGGTCATCACGGATTCTGCGATTGGGGGCCTGAGTATAGACAGCGAAAGGATGCTGCTGGAAGACCCGCTGGCCCAGGCCATTCAGTCAGCAGCCGACAAGCTGAAGCTGGCCAGTTCGCCAGTCATGGTTTACCTCGCAAACTCGATTCGAAAAGTGGGTGGGGAACCCCGGCAGTACTCCATGTACTCGACTGTCGCCGGGATCAATGCGAAAGCGCTGGAACCACCCTTTGGCCCATTCCCTCTTGTCGAGCCTTCGTCAGTCATCAATGGTCAACCTGCGACACCGGTTCAACTCTCTGGGCGTGGGGTGATGATCAACACTTATCTTGCAGAAGATCTGGGCGCAAAAGTCGGCGACGAGCTTGAACTGAAATGGCATCAGGTCGGGGCACATGGCGAGCTTCCCGAAGAGTCGGGACTGTTCAAGGTCGAAGCTATCACAAAGATCGAGGGGCCAGCCGCTGACCGTCATCTCACTCCTGAAGTGAAGGGGATTACAGATGTCGATTCGCTGTCGGATTGGGATCAGCCCTTTCCAATGAAGCTCGATCTGGTGACGACCCGTGATGATGAATACTGGGATCAGTACAAGGCACTCCCGAAACTCTTCCTGTCGCTCCAGACGGCCCAGCAACTCTGGCCCAGCCGGTACGGGACGCTGACATCGATACGTCTGGCATTGCCAGCAGGCACAACGCGCGAGGCAATCGAAACAGGACTTGCCTCGCAAATGGTTGAGCAGCTCGATCTGTCGGCGGCGGGGTTATCGCTCCAGCCACTCAAAGCCTACGGCCTGAAGACAGCAGCGGGAGCGACAGACTTCACCGGGCTGTTTATTGGCTTCAGCTTCTTCCTGATTGTGGCGGCACTGATACTCATCAGCCTCTTGTTCCGCTTGGGTGTCGAACAGCGCACTCGCGAACTGGGTCTGCTGGCAGCCACGGGATTCACACCCACATCGATCCGCTGGCTGCTCCTCTGCGAAGGCTTCTGGCTGGCATGCCTGGGTTCACTCATGGGCCTTTTGCTGGGGACCGCTTATGCCCGGCTCATGATCTACGGTCTCACCAACTGGTGGCAGGGGGCGATTCGTACCAGTGCCATTGACCTGTATGTCCTCCCTGGCAGTCTCGTCATGGGGGCCGCAATTGCGATTGCCGGTGCGATGTTCAGCGTCTGGTGGGCACTGCGGGATCTCTCCCGGATCGAGATTCGGGATCTCCTTTCAGGACAGAGCAACCTCATGGAAGATCAACCATCGAGGTATCTTCAGGCACGATGGAAGGCCATGACCAGTGGTGGAATCTCGGCCGTGATGATCCTCCTCCTGGTGGCCGGGGTAGTTCCCGCCAGTGAAGCCTTTGGCGGATTGTCGTGGCAGATCGTAGGATTCTTCGCTTCCGGAATGCTGCTACTGGCCACCTCCCTCTGGACGCTGAGTGCGTGGCTGGATCGGCCTGTGATCAGTGTCCTCCAAGGGAGTGGCTTGGCGGGGATCACCAGACTGGCAGAAAGAAACGTCACTCGAGCGAGGCAGCGAAGTCTGCTCACTGTCGGCATGATCTCCGCGGCGACCTTCGTGATTGTGACCGTGGCTGCCGGGCAAAGAAATCCCGCCGCTGACCGACCGATGAAGTCCAGCGGGAATGGCGGCTTTGCCCTCGTGGGAGAATCAGCCAGTCCCATTCTGTACGACTTGAACACACCCGCAGGGAGGCAATCGCTCCAGCTCCAGTTCCCCGCAGGATCGAAAGAAGCCAGCCTGCTCGATGCGATGCGGGCTTATCAGTTCCGCGTGAAGCCGGGAGAAGATGCCAGTTGCATCAACCTGTTCCAGGCGACGGCCCCCACGATTCTGGGTGTGCCGCGATCATTCATCGAACGCGGTGGCTTTAAGTTTGTCGGTGCGACAGGAGCGAATCCGTGGGAGCTACTGCTGGGCACCAGTACCGAAGCGATCCCTGTGATTGGCGATATCAACACTTTGCTCTACAGCCTCAAGAAGGGCCCGGGGGCCACGCTTCCTGCACCAGAAGCACCTTCTGATTCACCCCCTTTGAAGATCGCCGGGATGCTCGATGGTTCGGTGCTGCAAGGTGTGCTCTTGATGTCCGAGGAGAACTTCCTGAGGCTTTATCCCGAGCAGAAGGGATATAGCTACTTTCTCATCGAAGTGCCTCCAGCCGAGGAACAACCAGCGATCGACCTGTTGGAATCCCGTCTGGTGGAGTACGGCCTCGACCTCGAACCGGTGGGAGTGCGGATCGCCCGGTTTCTGGCGGTACAGAACACTTACCTCGCCGCGTTCCAGGCTCTGGGTGGCTTAGGGTTGCTGCTGGGAACCATTGGGCTGGCGACCGTCATGCTGCGAAACGTCTGGGAGCGGCAAGCCGAGCTTTCGCTGATGAGAGCGATTGGCTTTGGCAACGGGCTGATCACCCGCATGATTCTGTGCGAGAATGCTCTGCTGCTGGTCTGGGGGTTGTGCTTTGGAACGGTGGCGGCTCTGGTCTCGATGTTGCCTCAACTTCTCTCCGCTGGGGCAGATGTCCCATGGGTGACAGGTGCCGCCTGGCTCCTGCTGGTCTTCGTGGTCGGGATGCTCTCGGCCCTGGCTGCCGTGCGACTGGCAGTGCGCCTTCCTCTCCTCGTGAGAGCCTGA
- a CDS encoding TIGR03364 family FAD-dependent oxidoreductase codes for MPRKLDEPVTLDLTTTMPSADHTDISPNSTDTSRPTFDDIVVGAGVIGLAHAYALARRGRKVLVIERHARALGASVRNFGMIWPIGQTLGTNMNLALDSRQIWAGLLERSGIWHHKRGSLHVAHHEDEAQVLREFHELATQAGYELELLDARATTACSRAVNPEGLKLSLYSRHEIAVDPREVIAKLPGYLRAHYGVRFEYGQMVRSIDGQKVKTSAGQWSARRVWLCTGDETQILYPEILTRQGMFPCKLQMLRTASQTGDWKIGPHLAGGLTLRHYSSFGACPTLAELKARVAREMPLMDHFGIHVMASQNGRGELTIGDSHEYNPPEEPFGTVSPFNTRQIDDLIMSYLKTIMVAPDLEIAERWFGVYLKHPGKLWFEAAAEPHVEILTGIGGNGMTLSMGVSEQHVARVLGEAITQDAAPADASTKPALV; via the coding sequence ATGCCTCGTAAGCTGGACGAACCCGTGACTCTTGATCTGACGACGACCATGCCATCTGCCGACCACACCGACATCAGTCCGAATTCAACGGACACATCAAGGCCCACCTTCGATGACATTGTGGTTGGAGCGGGCGTGATTGGTCTGGCACATGCCTACGCACTGGCACGTCGTGGCCGCAAGGTGCTGGTCATCGAGCGGCATGCCCGGGCCTTGGGCGCCTCAGTTCGCAACTTCGGCATGATCTGGCCGATTGGCCAAACCTTAGGTACGAACATGAACCTGGCCCTCGACAGTCGCCAGATCTGGGCCGGGCTGCTGGAACGATCGGGGATCTGGCATCACAAGAGGGGCTCACTGCATGTAGCTCATCACGAAGATGAGGCTCAGGTACTGCGCGAATTTCATGAACTGGCCACTCAAGCCGGTTATGAACTCGAACTGCTGGATGCGCGGGCGACGACCGCCTGCTCACGGGCCGTCAATCCAGAGGGACTCAAACTTTCGCTTTACAGCCGGCATGAGATTGCTGTCGATCCGCGCGAGGTCATTGCGAAACTGCCAGGCTATCTGCGAGCCCACTATGGCGTGCGATTTGAGTATGGCCAGATGGTGCGTTCCATTGATGGCCAGAAGGTCAAGACGTCTGCAGGTCAATGGTCGGCCCGGCGCGTCTGGCTTTGCACGGGTGATGAAACACAAATTCTGTACCCTGAGATTTTGACCCGGCAAGGGATGTTCCCCTGCAAACTGCAGATGCTCCGCACGGCGTCTCAAACGGGTGATTGGAAAATCGGACCACACCTGGCTGGTGGACTGACACTACGGCACTACTCATCGTTTGGAGCCTGCCCGACACTCGCTGAACTCAAGGCGCGAGTGGCCCGAGAAATGCCTCTGATGGATCACTTTGGAATTCATGTGATGGCTTCGCAGAATGGGCGTGGCGAACTCACGATTGGTGATTCGCACGAATACAACCCGCCCGAAGAACCCTTCGGCACCGTCTCGCCATTCAATACCCGGCAGATCGACGACCTGATCATGAGCTATCTGAAAACCATCATGGTCGCACCCGATCTGGAGATTGCCGAGCGATGGTTCGGAGTTTATCTGAAGCACCCCGGCAAGCTGTGGTTTGAAGCGGCTGCCGAACCACACGTCGAAATCCTGACCGGCATCGGTGGGAATGGCATGACTCTCTCGATGGGTGTGAGCGAACAGCATGTGGCCCGTGTGCTCGGAGAAGCAATCACTCAGGATGCGGCTCCAGCCGATGCCAGTACGAAACCAGCACTGGTGTAG